One genomic region from Methanobrevibacter oralis encodes:
- a CDS encoding right-handed parallel beta-helix repeat-containing protein: MKSKLILSFILVVLIALTVSTVSAADLASDDVAISDMSDDTIAASDSEGEIVSATIDVTKNGTESDYATITNAINSASEGDTINLGENKEYDVSNNTIIINKKNITFSGKNVTIKGTGDGNGIVNVVSEGSNSTVSGIKFINTQANTQYTNANTLKGWGLFLGRGTTDVNVINCSFIDFNHGVRIQGGSNFNIIQNCYFTGAATQVTNNGNKEQGTKAIGIMGSKGTKVINNIFNGTVLDGVSVAGGSTGTYIYNNTFINNAYSIYFGGASTAGSIITNNTFNNCGHIEATYNKNGTIVNVNFQDLPVISIQKASDSCVIANNTFIARTSNVLIAAEEANTAHGYPSDIGNITVTGNKINKLNDTTILQTVVLLRIVSNSGILNPTGNIIISNNVLNGAKAATYWSNEWGNNDGEVNIPAANPVATYFEIISINNGKLTFALKDVNGNVLDGELVTYTIGNVSKNLTVDENGSASISGLPSGTVTLKYNGSAKLAAASTSIDIASLIDTKISASNLNIKVGDNGKLQVTLKDASGNPLANQKVSVIINGKPYTQTTNSKGVAYISLKYSEAATYQATLVFEGNSDYKSSIGNAKIVVSKKTTSLTAPSKTFKVKATKKIAITLKSSGKSVAGKKITLKVNGKTYTAKTNSKGVATVKVKITKKGTFKYTASFAGDKAFKSISKKGTIKVKK; encoded by the coding sequence ATGAAGAGTAAACTTATATTATCTTTTATATTAGTTGTATTGATTGCTTTAACTGTAAGTACTGTTTCTGCAGCTGATTTAGCTTCTGATGATGTAGCTATTTCGGATATGAGTGATGATACAATAGCAGCTAGTGATTCTGAAGGTGAAATTGTCTCAGCTACTATTGATGTTACAAAAAATGGAACAGAAAGTGATTATGCAACTATTACTAATGCAATTAATAGCGCTTCCGAAGGAGATACTATTAATTTAGGTGAAAACAAAGAATACGATGTTTCTAACAATACAATTATTATAAATAAGAAAAATATTACTTTTTCTGGTAAAAATGTAACTATTAAAGGTACTGGAGATGGTAATGGAATAGTAAATGTTGTATCAGAGGGTTCTAATTCAACTGTGTCAGGTATTAAATTTATCAATACCCAAGCTAATACACAGTATACTAATGCAAATACTTTAAAAGGATGGGGATTATTCCTTGGTAGGGGAACAACAGATGTTAATGTAATTAACTGTTCTTTTATTGATTTTAATCATGGTGTTAGGATACAAGGTGGATCTAATTTTAATATAATTCAAAACTGTTACTTTACAGGTGCAGCAACACAGGTTACTAATAATGGTAATAAAGAACAAGGTACTAAAGCTATTGGAATTATGGGTTCTAAAGGTACAAAAGTAATTAATAACATCTTTAATGGTACTGTTTTAGATGGAGTATCAGTTGCAGGAGGTTCTACTGGAACTTACATTTATAATAATACTTTCATTAATAATGCATATTCAATTTACTTTGGAGGAGCATCTACAGCCGGAAGTATAATTACAAACAATACATTTAACAACTGTGGTCATATAGAAGCAACTTACAATAAAAATGGTACTATAGTAAATGTAAACTTCCAAGATTTACCTGTTATAAGTATTCAAAAAGCTAGTGATTCTTGTGTAATCGCAAATAATACTTTTATTGCTAGAACTTCTAATGTTTTAATTGCTGCTGAAGAAGCAAATACTGCTCATGGATATCCAAGTGATATTGGTAATATAACTGTGACTGGTAATAAAATAAACAAATTAAATGATACTACCATATTGCAAACTGTTGTTCTTTTAAGAATTGTAAGTAATTCTGGAATTTTAAATCCAACAGGAAACATAATAATTTCTAACAATGTTTTAAATGGTGCAAAAGCTGCTACTTACTGGTCTAATGAATGGGGTAATAATGATGGTGAGGTTAATATTCCTGCTGCAAATCCAGTAGCAACCTACTTTGAAATTATAAGTATTAATAATGGTAAATTAACTTTTGCTCTAAAAGATGTTAATGGTAATGTATTAGATGGTGAATTAGTTACATATACAATTGGTAATGTTTCTAAAAACTTAACTGTTGATGAAAATGGTAGTGCAAGTATTTCTGGATTACCTAGTGGTACTGTTACTCTTAAATATAATGGTTCTGCTAAATTAGCAGCTGCTTCTACTTCAATTGATATTGCATCTTTAATAGATACTAAAATATCTGCATCTAATTTAAATATTAAAGTTGGAGATAATGGAAAATTACAAGTTACATTAAAAGATGCATCTGGAAATCCTTTAGCTAATCAAAAAGTGTCTGTAATTATCAATGGTAAACCTTATACTCAAACAACCAATTCTAAAGGTGTTGCATACATATCTCTTAAATATTCTGAAGCTGCTACTTACCAAGCTACATTAGTATTTGAAGGTAATAGTGATTACAAATCTTCAATTGGAAATGCTAAAATTGTTGTAAGTAAAAAAACAACTTCTTTAACAGCTCCTTCAAAAACTTTCAAAGTAAAAGCAACTAAAAAAATAGCTATCACATTAAAATCTAGTGGTAAATCTGTTGCTGGTAAAAAAATTACTTTAAAAGTAAATGGTAAAACTTACACTGCCAAGACAAACTCTAAAGGAGTAGCTACTGTTAAAGTTAAAATAACTAAAAAAGGTACCTTCAAATATACAGCATCATTTGCTGGTGATAAGGCTTTCAAATCAATAAGTAAAAAAGGTACTATTAAAGTTAAAAAATAA
- a CDS encoding right-handed parallel beta-helix repeat-containing protein — MGKKSLVIIFSLLILITLNTCMAQEINNTTDSIQNTSYKLDYTLSKSNNDLISTHIDVVSNNTFDVKGDYFKVKLSDKNNNSIKNAQIVFSINGANHKCITNNWGIASFQLKVNDGSYKIISKFNGDSKYKSCLKTTTIYMKNTLIVEKGLNNSEIQHIIDKAKANNVILFKGDSYENVHLLINKRLTLISNSNTVFKSTLPNPVILISGKSSSSTTIKGFKIQSSGNAIEIKNSDYVTIINNEITSKSNAIVANNVNYLNITKNTIVKNSKSAIVIALANHTYITNNKISNNEGSGIVLAKSKYTYIFHNTISNNKHHGIYTLSKIGNVNYGEGPQNLNIAHNTIKNNAKDGIYIYSAGNNIGVYANTITSNGENGIKISRIGSNTMQSNVISDNNQAGIKFSDGYVMPKNQKISYNVILNNRFREVEAKETYYEENGERLNLGDNWYSDVGTICPKIKSNNLRFIVKQVGSNQFQAAFYDSNGNIASKLPDRTLKYQINNGQSITIKISGGTATFTVDANDKDTIKAEVDLSKRSNVYDSKTPNKDTSKMNGKTPSYTYPSIKSPDYGGDGGQGNGNGGTSQGNNNANGTSAQTGDYKHNTTKNKNSNPSSTSLEPLNNDLESQKLSDSMSASGDGFNNHENSKQSVVKQIVLDEENIVKLSGISFIILLFLLTIALYYRRDIKEMNSKK, encoded by the coding sequence ATGGGTAAAAAAAGTTTAGTTATAATATTTTCTCTTTTAATATTAATAACATTAAATACTTGTATGGCTCAAGAGATTAACAACACGACTGATAGCATTCAAAATACTTCGTATAAGTTAGATTATACTCTTTCTAAGTCGAATAATGATTTAATAAGTACACATATTGATGTTGTGTCAAATAATACATTTGATGTAAAAGGAGATTATTTTAAAGTTAAACTTTCAGATAAAAATAATAATTCTATTAAAAATGCTCAAATTGTATTTTCAATTAATGGAGCAAATCATAAATGTATAACTAATAATTGGGGCATCGCTTCTTTTCAATTAAAAGTCAATGATGGTTCATATAAAATAATATCTAAGTTTAATGGAGATTCTAAATATAAATCTTGTTTAAAAACAACCACTATTTATATGAAAAACACTTTAATTGTAGAAAAAGGTTTAAATAATTCCGAAATTCAGCATATAATTGATAAAGCAAAAGCTAATAATGTTATTTTATTTAAAGGAGATAGCTATGAAAATGTTCATTTGCTGATAAATAAGAGATTAACATTAATTAGTAATTCGAATACTGTATTTAAATCAACTTTGCCAAATCCTGTAATTTTGATTAGTGGAAAAAGTAGTTCTTCAACTACAATAAAAGGATTTAAGATCCAATCTAGTGGAAATGCTATTGAAATTAAAAATTCGGATTATGTTACTATTATAAATAATGAAATTACAAGTAAATCTAATGCCATAGTTGCAAATAATGTTAATTACCTTAACATTACTAAAAATACTATTGTTAAAAATTCTAAATCAGCTATTGTTATTGCATTAGCTAATCATACATATATTACAAATAATAAGATTTCTAATAATGAGGGGAGTGGAATAGTATTAGCTAAGTCTAAATACACTTATATTTTTCATAATACTATTTCTAACAATAAACATCATGGGATTTACACATTAAGTAAAATAGGCAATGTTAACTATGGTGAAGGTCCTCAAAACTTAAATATTGCGCATAATACTATTAAAAATAATGCTAAAGATGGTATTTATATTTATAGTGCTGGAAATAATATTGGAGTTTATGCAAATACAATAACTTCTAATGGTGAAAATGGAATAAAAATATCTAGAATTGGTAGTAATACTATGCAATCTAATGTTATTTCAGATAATAATCAAGCTGGTATTAAGTTTTCTGATGGATATGTGATGCCAAAAAACCAAAAAATTAGTTATAATGTAATCTTAAATAATCGTTTTAGAGAAGTTGAAGCTAAAGAAACTTACTATGAAGAAAATGGTGAGAGATTAAACCTTGGAGATAACTGGTATAGTGATGTTGGTACAATATGTCCTAAGATTAAGTCAAATAATTTAAGGTTTATTGTTAAACAAGTAGGTAGTAATCAATTCCAGGCAGCATTTTATGATTCAAATGGGAATATTGCAAGCAAACTTCCAGATAGAACTTTAAAATATCAAATAAATAATGGTCAAAGTATAACTATTAAAATAAGTGGTGGAACTGCAACATTTACTGTAGATGCTAATGATAAAGATACTATAAAAGCTGAAGTTGATTTATCTAAAAGAAGCAATGTTTATGATTCAAAAACACCAAATAAAGATACATCAAAGATGAATGGAAAAACACCAAGTTACACATATCCTAGTATCAAATCACCAGACTATGGTGGTGATGGAGGTCAAGGAAATGGAAATGGTGGGACTTCACAAGGTAATAATAATGCTAATGGAACTTCAGCACAAACTGGTGATTATAAACATAACACTACAAAAAATAAAAATTCCAATCCAAGTAGTACTTCTTTAGAACCACTTAATAATGATTTAGAAAGTCAAAAACTATCAGATAGTATGTCTGCTTCTGGAGACGGTTTTAATAATCATGAAAATTCTAAGCAATCCGTTGTTAAACAAATTGTTCTTGATGAAGAAAATATAGTTAAATTAAGTGGAATTTCTTTTATAATATTGTTATTTTTGTTAACTATTGCTTTATATTATCGTAGGGATATTAAAGAAATGAACTCAAAAAAATAA
- a CDS encoding DUF2149 domain-containing protein yields the protein MLRKRRRISESVDDDPMSGINNLSDAMLVLALGFLIFAIMALSVNPDIISDASSNTKDVSTSESFTQDYSNASGMEDSGYNEVGKVYEDPTTGKLVMVSG from the coding sequence ATGCTTAGAAAAAGACGTCGTATTTCAGAATCCGTTGATGATGATCCAATGAGTGGAATTAATAATCTTTCAGATGCTATGCTTGTTTTAGCTTTGGGGTTCTTAATTTTTGCAATAATGGCTTTATCTGTAAATCCTGATATTATATCTGATGCTTCATCAAATACTAAAGATGTATCTACTTCTGAATCATTTACTCAAGATTATTCTAATGCTAGTGGAATGGAAGATAGTGGATACAATGAGGTTGGTAAAGTATATGAAGATCCAACAACAGGAAAATTGGTTATGGTTTCTGGTTGA
- a CDS encoding MotA/TolQ/ExbB proton channel family protein: MIIQGTEILTSLIHIISESLLTPVVILLVVFIVIVILSLGGFINEFISRKAITSRELESLIREISFSNNHSQIINEVNKSNLFTNQKEILIRIANNYDIGPEARKALASELISDEETKLIKRTSKTDVLIRLGPIFGLLGTLIPLGPGLAALGSGDIVTLAESLTIAFDTTVTGLIVGSLAYLVSKFKKQWYESDLIVVETLAEAELEVLNEGE, encoded by the coding sequence ATGATAATTCAAGGTACGGAAATATTAACTTCATTAATACATATCATTTCTGAAAGTTTATTAACTCCAGTAGTAATATTGCTTGTAGTTTTTATTGTTATAGTTATATTGAGTCTTGGTGGGTTTATTAACGAATTTATTTCAAGAAAAGCTATAACTTCTAGAGAATTAGAAAGTCTAATTAGAGAAATTTCATTTTCTAATAACCACTCACAAATTATAAATGAAGTAAATAAAAGTAATTTATTTACCAATCAAAAAGAAATTTTAATTAGAATAGCTAATAATTATGATATTGGCCCTGAGGCTAGAAAAGCATTAGCTAGTGAATTAATTTCTGATGAAGAAACTAAACTTATTAAAAGAACTTCTAAAACAGATGTTTTAATTAGATTAGGTCCTATTTTCGGACTTTTAGGAACTTTAATTCCATTAGGTCCTGGTCTTGCTGCATTAGGTTCTGGTGACATTGTAACACTTGCTGAATCATTAACTATTGCATTTGATACAACTGTGACTGGGCTTATTGTTGGATCTCTTGCGTATTTAGTATCTAAATTTAAAAAACAATGGTATGAATCTGATTTGATCGTTGTTGAGACTTTAGCTGAAGCAGAACTTGAAGTTTTAAATGAAGGTGAATAA
- a CDS encoding FmdE family protein, translating to MNEKDYDEQLQKAGDFHGEICGGIAIGTKLAMYGLELMGMELNQRHKNLIVFLEIDRCMADAVQAVTKCSMGKRSLKQMYYGKFAVTFYNMDTDEALRISDADANKKFKKEETREEMINRFRVTPPEELFKVEKVKVELTESQMPGKPHTTAFCSVCGEKVTDNRHLVRGGKPVCISCAEGSYYEIIDE from the coding sequence ATGAATGAAAAAGACTATGATGAACAATTGCAAAAAGCTGGTGATTTTCATGGTGAAATTTGTGGAGGAATAGCTATTGGAACTAAACTAGCTATGTATGGTCTTGAATTAATGGGAATGGAATTAAATCAAAGACATAAAAATTTAATTGTATTTTTAGAAATTGATCGTTGCATGGCAGATGCAGTTCAAGCTGTTACTAAATGTTCTATGGGTAAACGTTCTTTAAAACAAATGTATTACGGAAAATTTGCAGTTACTTTTTATAATATGGATACAGACGAAGCTTTAAGAATTTCTGATGCTGATGCAAATAAGAAATTTAAAAAAGAAGAAACAAGAGAAGAAATGATTAATCGTTTTAGAGTAACTCCTCCTGAAGAACTATTTAAAGTAGAAAAAGTTAAAGTAGAACTAACTGAATCTCAAATGCCAGGCAAACCCCATACAACTGCGTTCTGCTCTGTTTGCGGTGAAAAAGTAACTGATAATCGTCATTTAGTTAGAGGTGGAAAACCTGTTTGTATTTCATGTGCAGAAGGTTCATATTATGAAATAATTGATGAGTAA
- a CDS encoding ABC transporter ATP-binding protein, producing the protein MVISDNLFDVKNISFSYDDEDIFSDISFSIKKGDVLCILGPNGTGKTTLIKCLNGLNNIDSGEILLNGKNIKYLSFSEISRHIAYIPQSHIPSFPFKVLDVVMMGRAPYLNLTDVPKKEDEKIALNSMKILGIEYLKDKEYTNLSGGERQLVFLARVLTQQPDILILDEPTSHLDFGNQIKLLEIIDKLAKSGLSIIMSSHFPDHTFLCSTKVAIMKDKRFIDFGSPQEVVTEENLKNIYSIDVKLIELDDNRKVCVSMKTNLDLNL; encoded by the coding sequence ATGGTCATAAGTGATAATTTATTTGATGTTAAAAATATTTCATTTTCATATGATGATGAGGATATTTTTTCAGATATTAGCTTTTCTATTAAAAAAGGTGATGTTTTATGTATTCTTGGTCCAAATGGAACAGGGAAAACAACCTTAATTAAATGTCTCAACGGATTAAATAATATTGATTCTGGGGAAATTCTTTTAAATGGTAAAAATATTAAATATTTATCATTTTCTGAAATTTCAAGACATATTGCTTATATTCCTCAATCTCATATTCCTTCATTTCCATTTAAAGTACTTGATGTTGTAATGATGGGTAGAGCACCTTATCTTAATTTAACAGATGTTCCAAAAAAAGAAGACGAAAAAATAGCTTTAAATTCCATGAAAATACTTGGAATTGAATATTTAAAAGATAAGGAGTACACTAATCTAAGTGGTGGAGAACGCCAATTAGTATTTTTAGCGCGAGTTTTAACTCAACAACCAGATATTTTAATATTAGATGAACCAACTTCACATCTAGACTTTGGTAATCAAATTAAACTTTTAGAAATCATAGATAAACTAGCTAAATCTGGATTATCAATTATAATGTCTTCACATTTTCCAGATCATACTTTTTTGTGTTCTACAAAAGTAGCAATTATGAAAGATAAGCGTTTCATTGATTTTGGAAGTCCACAAGAGGTTGTTACAGAAGAAAATTTAAAAAATATATACTCAATTGATGTAAAATTAATAGAATTAGATGATAATAGAAAAGTTTGTGTTTCAATGAAAACAAATTTAGATTTAAATTTATAA
- a CDS encoding FecCD family ABC transporter permease, whose translation MDSENKEIIIVLILIFLPIVLFFTSFLLGRYPISPIDVIKTILCPIFPQLQVSQTITTIVFEIRLPRIIAAIVVGAALAIAGAAFQSIFQNPLVSSDLLGVSNGAGFGAALAILISGTNLVTQVLAFFFGMISVSITYLISRAYKAGGILVLVLSGVAISAFFSALISGIKFIADPDDKLPEIVYWLMGSLASVNLDKLLMIIVPLIIGFAILLLLRWQMNILAMGDEEAQSLGLNPSRVRLLIIIACTLLTSAAVSISGIIGWIGLIIPHVARILVGPNNKILIPASLSLGASFLLFVDNISRAWISVEIPIGILTAIIGVPIFLYLLKQGYSEWS comes from the coding sequence ATGGATAGTGAAAATAAGGAGATTATCATTGTTTTAATTTTAATTTTTCTTCCTATTGTTCTATTTTTTACATCATTTCTACTTGGAAGATATCCAATAAGTCCAATCGATGTTATAAAAACTATTTTATGTCCAATATTTCCACAACTTCAGGTTTCACAAACAATAACGACAATTGTTTTTGAAATAAGACTTCCACGAATTATAGCGGCAATTGTTGTAGGTGCAGCGTTAGCTATTGCAGGAGCAGCTTTTCAAAGCATATTTCAAAACCCTCTTGTATCTTCGGATTTATTAGGGGTTTCTAATGGTGCAGGATTTGGTGCAGCATTAGCTATTTTGATAAGTGGAACTAATCTTGTAACACAAGTTTTAGCATTTTTCTTTGGAATGATTTCTGTTTCAATTACTTATTTAATTTCAAGAGCTTATAAGGCTGGAGGAATTTTAGTACTTGTTTTATCAGGAGTAGCTATTTCAGCATTTTTTAGTGCATTGATTTCTGGAATAAAATTTATTGCAGATCCTGATGATAAATTGCCTGAAATTGTTTATTGGTTAATGGGGAGTTTAGCATCCGTTAATCTCGATAAATTACTAATGATTATAGTGCCATTAATTATAGGATTTGCTATTCTATTACTTTTGAGGTGGCAAATGAATATTTTAGCTATGGGTGATGAAGAAGCTCAATCATTAGGTTTAAACCCATCTAGAGTTCGTTTATTAATAATTATTGCTTGTACTCTACTTACATCAGCAGCAGTTTCTATAAGTGGTATTATTGGATGGATTGGATTAATAATTCCTCATGTGGCACGTATACTTGTTGGTCCAAATAATAAAATATTGATTCCAGCTTCTTTAAGTTTAGGTGCAAGTTTCTTATTGTTTGTAGACAACATATCTCGCGCATGGATTTCAGTTGAAATTCCTATTGGTATTTTAACAGCTATTATTGGAGTTCCAATATTTTTATACTTGCTTAAACAGGGGTATTCTGAATGGTCATAA